CCGAAGTGGTATTGCGTGAGCTGGTGGTATTGCCCGACTCCTTCCTGATTGGGCGCACCGCGGAAAACCTGCGCCTGGCGGGTCGCTATGAGATCAACCTGCTGGCCCTTTCCCGCCAGGGCCATCGATCCGTAAAGCGGCTGCGCTCGACCATGCTCAAAGGGGGCGATGCGCTGTTGATGATGGGCACCGAAGAAAACCTGCGCAGCTTTGCCAATGAGCAGCGCTGCGTGCCGCTGGCACAGCGGGATATCGCTATTCCCAATCGGGAAAAGGCCTATGTGGCACTGGTGGCGATGGGCGCGGCGGTGGCCGGCGCCGCCTTTGGCCTGCTGCCCGCGGCGATTTCCTTTGCCACCTGCGTGCTGGCGTTTATGGCGCTGAAGGTAGTGCCTCTGCGCAGCATGTACGAGGCGATTGATGGCTCCGTGGTGGTGTTGCTGGGGGCGCTGATCGCGGTGGCGGAAGTGATGAGCACCACCGGGGCCGCGGACGTGGTGGCGGAATCCATGTTGGATAACCTGGCACAGGGCAATCCGGTATTCGCCCTGGTGTTGATTTTACTGGTCACCATGACGCTGTCCGACTTTATGAACAATGCCGCGACCGCCGCGGTGATGTGCGCCATCGCACTCAGTGCCTCGGAGCAGCTGGGGGTCAACCCCGACAGCTTCCTGATGGCCGTAGCCATCGGGGCCTCCTGTGCCTTTTTGACCCCGGTGGGGCACCAGAACAACACACTGATCCTGAGCCCCGGTGGCTTCAAGTTTGGTGACTATTGGCCCATGGGGCTGCCGATGGAAATAATCGTGGTAGCGGTGTCGGTGCCTATGCTGCTGTGGGTGTGGCCGCTGTAGGTACACCCTTTAAACCACGTTTTTACGCCACGTTTTACGCTACATCGTCATCGGGTGACCGGGTCAGATCTGCCAGGTATTCGCCGCAAAAGCGCAGCGCATCCTTAACGGTAACAATGCCGGCCAGCTCGCCTTCTTTCATTACCAGCACCGAGCCGATACCGGTATCCGCCATCGCCAGCAGAATTCTGTCCAGCGGATCGTGGATATCCGCGATATACGGTCGCCGCGCACTCAGGTCACGCACATACAGCTGCTGTTCTTCCAGCCGATGCCCCGGTGACTGGGCGCGGTCGATGTCACCCTGGGAAATGATGGTCTCCAGGTCGCCGTCGCGGGTGACGGGCAAGTGGTGGACCCCGTGCTCCTCCATCAGTGTCACGGCAGCCTCAATGGGCGCGTCGATATCAATATGGTAGGGAAACGGCGTCATCAGTGCGGCCAATGTCGGCATGTGATGAATGTCGCGAGTTTTCGCCATTCGCTTTATACCCCCTTAAGAGTGATTGAATCTGGAATATTAGACTCATATCCAGTGAAAAGAATAGAACAAGGCGTGGTTTCGGCGCGCACTGCTAAAAAGATATCCAATCGGTTGGCGAAAGAAAAACAACGCAGTATCATGCTCCACGCTCAAGGCCCTGCCCGCGCGCTGCCGTTAATATAGCCAGCGCCGGTGGCCCGATAGCGTTATCCCGATTGGCGCTTGAAGTATCGGTATCTGCCCCCATTACCGGGGCAACCGGTGGTGATAAAAGAAATTGATCTGCCTGATTGCGGCGGGCGTATATCAATCGGCCCATCTTTATCGTTTACTCGTTTGGTAACATGCTGATCTATATCGGTATTTATAGCTAATTCTGATATTTGCCAGGTTGATCTGGGTCAATTCCAGATTGTGTGCGCCAATTCATCGTTTTGGCCGTGGGTAATATCCGTTTATTGACTCGGTGATATCCGCGGATGAGTCCAGATTATTTTTTATGGGCTATCTTATAGGCAACGGATATCTGTGCGGCATATCTGCCCGCGGATCTATATGGCGATTTCAGGCCGGCGATAGAGATGTATTTCCAATAAGTATTCCCTGTGTGGGTAGGGATTTACCCGCGCGGCATTATTAAAAAACACTATCTAAAACAACAACCGTTTATATCGAGGCTCAAACCACATGTTTCAGGATTACGACCAGATCGAACAACAGATCGCGGAACACCAGGCCAAAATCGAAGAACTGCAGGAGCAGATGGCCAAGGCAGAACGCAAGAAGCAGGGTGTGATCGCTTTTGACAAGGCGCTGATCAATCTGGCGGCTGAATACGAACTGGAAGAAGAAGAGCTCTACAGTATTCGTGGAGAGCAGATTGTCGATTGGCTGGTCGGACAGCTGAACGACGAAAATGCGCCGGATTACGTGCGCACCCTCAAGGCACGGGTAGCCCGTGCGTTGAAGCGGGAAGGCGAAGCGCCCCGTCGTACTACCCGCCGCGCCGCCTCCAGCAAGCCGGCTGAGCCGAAACTGGAAACAGGCCACTATCGCAACCCCTACACCAATGCCACGATCGAGAAGAAAAAGCGCAACCCCAAGCAATTGAACCAGTGGGTGGCTGAACACGGTCTGGAAAAAGTGCAGAGCTGGAAAATCTGATTTCCCTGATCCTGACCGTGGTCAGTTGATCAGACAACAAAGCCCCCGGCAGTCCCAGCTGTCGGGGGCTTTTTGTTTGTAGCGTTCATATTGGCAGCAAAGCCCTCTCACCGCCACGCAACCCATTCCTTTGCACGTCAATCCGTCCATTTTCACGAAACTTGCCCGCCTGCAGAGGAGAATTCAGCAATACTTTTTGGAGGTCAAAAAGTCGATGTTGTCGGTGTAGCGGTAGTTTCCGTTCGGCGAGGAGTGCCCCGTGCCAGGAAGGCTCGTTTTAGCAGATGTCGTATTCCCTTCCCTGCAACTGATGCCAGGGTTAGCGCGGGCATTGTGCCTGCTCCTGTGCTTTTGTCTGACAGCGTGCAACTTCAGCAGCGACAGCAAAGATTCCAGTGCGCGCGCACTGGGCGCCTCTACCACTTCTGCCAGCGCGAGTAGCTCCGGCGGCACCAGGAGCGGCAGCTCCAGCAGCGGCGCCACCACTGGCAGCGGCGCGGAAATGACCGGGATTTTTCTGGCCGGGCGCGTCGCCGGGCTGGGCTATCGTACTCCCAGCTTCTCCGGCGTAACCGACAGTGCCGGAACCTTTCGCTATCGCGATGGCGAAGACGTGGAATTTTTTCTCGGCGGCGTGCAGCTGGGCGCGGCGCGCGGGGCAGCGGAGCTGAGCCCCTTTGACCTGGCGGGGACGGCCCCCATCACCCAAGAGGCCGCACTGCGCGCCGCACTGGAAAATCATCAGCGGGCCGACGCGCTGGATCTTGTGTCCAACATGATGCGATTACTGCTGATTCTGGACCGGGACCAGGACCCGGCGAACGGGATCGACCTGCAGGGTTGGGATGCCGACCTCGCCGACTATGCGGTTGACTTCGCCTATGACCTCTACGCCTTTCCCTGGCGGCGCGGGCTGGATTCGCTACCCGCGATAACGACCGCGTTTTCCATTAAATATCAGCTGCCGCTGGATGCCCCTCTGGTCTATCTGTACGACGCGCTGGGTATTCTGGTGCCGGTGCATTTGCCGGTGCGCGAAACCCGCAATATCCAGGATGACGAGCGTATCGAGCAGGAGGTGCGCTGGGAGTACAACGATCTTGGCCTTCCCCGCATCAAGTACTTTACGGTTTTACCGGAAACCGCCGCTAACTGGCGGGAGCGGGTGGAGTACGTGTACGACAGCCCTGGGCGCTGGGATTTTTTACTGTGGGAAACCGACAGCGACGAAAACGGGCTCGTGGATTTCTTCACGCGCACCGAGCGTTTTTTCAGTAGCCGGGGGTTCCTGAAACGCATCGTCGAAGAAGAGGGGCGGGGGCTGGTTGGCGAACGTCTTGTGGTGCGGCTGGATTATGACGACGGTGGCAATAAAGTATTTTCCGCGGTTGAGCTGGATCAAGGTGTTGATGACATCCTCGACGCACTGCGGCGCGTGGAGAGCGCTTACGACGGCGATGGCCTGCTGGACTGGCGTCTTGAAGAACTCGACCTGAACGCCGATGGCCTCGTGGAGCGGCGCGAGCGTTTTGAGTTTGGCTACAACCGCAACGGCCGCTTACTGGAGCTGGTGGATACCGTGGATGATGGCGACCTCGCCACGGTCGACGGTATCGCCGATGCAACGGTTGAGGTTGCCTTTCGTTACAGCAGCGGTGGGCGGTTGCTACGGGAAGTGCAGCGGATCGACGACAACGGCGACGGTGTCGTTGATCGGATAAATACCTACGAATATTTGTACCTGAGCAATGGCCAGCTGCGCGAAGAGACCTGGGAGTTTGATATTGATGCCGACGGCACCCCAGAATCCCGCCGCACCTTCACCTATCGCTACACCAGTGACGATTGGCTGTTCAGTGAAGAGATGCGATTTGACAGCGACGCCGACGGTACCCCGGAGGCGCGCGAACTGATCGAGTACCGCTACAACAGCCGCGGCCAATTGCGCGAAACGGAAATCTCCACCTACAACGGTATCGATGACTTGCAGGGCCGCCTGCAAATCCTGCGTGCCTATGGTGCCAACGGCCAGCTGGTGAGCTGGTATCGGGAGGGCGAGGGGCGCACCGGCACCAGTAACACACCGATCCGTATACGCTGGGACTACCTCACCTTTGATGATGGCCTGCGCTACCTGATCGATCACTATCGCTATCGCCAGCCGGCGTATACGGAGCTGGGCCTCCCCGAACTCGCTACCCCCGAGCTGGCACTGCCCTGTGAGAATTACCGCTTTGCGGAAAGCGGCACACTGTGTGCGCTGAGCTGGCCGCAGCGCTGGCAATTGCTGTGGGCAGAAACCTGGAAGGCACCGGGTGTGAACCTGGGTGGCCCGATTGTGGTGCGCCCCTAGTCGGGCCGGTCAGAAACGCAGCTGCAGGTCTGCGTAGACACTGCGTGGCTCGCCGATGAAGTAACGCTCTCCGCCACCGAGGCTGGAATAGTCCGCGCGCTCCGCGTAATCCACGTTCGCCAGGTTTTCGATGCGCAGCCCGATCTCGGTGCCTGCGCCCAGGGACTGTTGCAGGCTCAGGTGTAGCAGATCGTGCCCCGGGTAACGATGTGCGTTTTCGATATCGGTGTAGTAGCGGCCGGTGTGCTGCCAGCGCAGATCCACCCGGGTTGCGTCGGTTGCCAGCCAGCGCAGCCGGAGGTTGTGCAGCGTGCGCGGCGCGGTGTCGATATCGTTGCCATTGCTCGCAATCAGGCCCGCGCCAGGCGCACTGACGTCATTGGTGTAGCGGTGCCGCGCGAAGGTGCCGGCGGCCGCCAGTTGCCACTGTTGCGACAGCGTCCATTGCCACTCGTATTCCAGGCCATAGTGCCGGCTCGCACCATCGCTCAGGTTTAACCGGTCCGAAGACTGGAACACCACGTCGGATTTCTCCATGTAAAACCCGGTCACGCTCGCGCGAAACGGTTCCGAATCGTGCCGCAGGGTCGCCTCCAGGCTGTCGATGGATTCGGAGTCCAGGTCGGCTTCTGTCTGGCCATTTTGCAGCCGGTACAGTTCCGTTGCCTGCGGTGCGCGGAAGCCGTGCGCCATGCGCAGGCTGCCGGTCGTCGCATGGTTAAAGGCGTGCACCAGGGCCGCGTTCAACGAGAGGTTGGCAAAGTCATCGCGGCGATCCTCTGGCCGCGAATAGCGACACCCGATGGCGCCGGTAAAACCGCTGACGCACACCTCGCCATTATCTTGTGTGTCACCACTGAGCATGTGGTTATCGTAATCGTACTGCAGGTATTCGCCGCGGGCGCCCAGGATCGCGGTGGTGGTATCACTCACCGCGAGTTCTGCCCGGCTAAATGCTGCGGCAAGCGCCGCTGATACGGAGTAGTCGTACTGTTTTCCACTGGGGAACACCGAAAACCCGCCCTGCTGGCTTTGCTCCAGCCAGCCCGCGGTGTACTCCAGGTCAATGCCGCTAATGAAGGCCAGCGCCTCTTCGTTACCGTGTCTAAGCGCGGTCTGAACGCCGATCCCTTTCTGGCCATTTTTTTCCAGCGGCGTGCCCGGCAGGAAATGCATCAAAAAATCCATATCGGTGTAGCGGGCATAGGGCGTGACCTGCAATTGGCCGCCGTTGTCCAGCGTGCGCTCGAACTTGACCTGGGCACGAGCGGATTGGCTGTCTCGAAAGGCTTCCGGGTTGGGGTTTTCCCGCTTGCGAGCACCGTCCTTGTAAGCGTCTTTACCGACAACGTAGCCGGCGGTTTCCTGGTTCAGATTACTCAGATTGATCAGGGCGCTTACGGACCAGTCCGCCCACTGGCTGTCGCTGCGCAGTTGCAACTTTTGCTGGTCGTACCCCGAGTCGTCCTTGTAGCCGCCGTCGCGCGCACCGCTGAAACCGATACGAAAACCGCCTTGTGTGTCGCCGCGGCTGTGTTCCAGGCGCACCCGTTGAAAGTCGTTGGCACCCCCCTCGATGGCTGCGCTGGATGTGCGGCCATTCACCGGGGCTTCGCTGATGACATTGATCACTCCGTGTTGGGCATCGGACCCATACAGCACGGTACCCGGCCCGCGCAACACCTCGATGCGCCCGGCCAGCTCAAAGTGGGTGTCGAACAGCTGGTTCACATTGCAAAACCCCGTGCCGCGCACCGGCACACCGTCCTGGGTTATTGCAAAGGCCCCGCAGCTGCCGGCACCGGTCAGGACCGGCGAGCGGATCGCGATCAGACTTTCCTGTCCATTGCCGCGGCTGATCAGCGCCCCCGGCACGCTGGACAGCGCCTGGCTCGGGTGTACCGCAGTCACCGATTGCAGGGTGTCATCGTCCAGTACCGTGAGTGCGGCCGGCTGCGCACGCAGGCGCTGCTCGCTGCGGGCTGCGGTCACGACCACCTGTTCCATTGCTGCGTCAACAACCGGTTCCGCGACAATGTTTGGCCCCGCCTGCGGGCTGGCGGCGGTTGCAGTGGTTGCGGCGAGTGAACCCAGGGCGAAGGCGATCAGAGGTGTCATTGTGGTAATACCGTGTGTCGGGCAGTCGGGGGCTTATGTACGCGGGGTGGCCGGTAAAGGATCATGTTACCGGCGCGGTGTGATGGGGGAAAGCGCCGCCACTGCGGGGGCACTGCGTATCAACCCGGGGGGCAATCCACAGGGCGGCAAGTTAGCGGTCAGTGCATTTTCAGTCGCGGCTTCACGAAGCGGTTGGCCTGCCCGATCACATACAACAGCATGGCCCGGGGCCAGCCATGCAGTGCCGCCAGGTGCATGCGGTACAGGGAGCGGTAGGCGAGGCCGGCGAGGCGCCCCTCAATGGTGAGACTGCCTTTCACCAGCCCGCCCATCAGGTTGCCTACTGCATCGAACTTGGACAGGGACACCAGTGAGCCGCGGTCCTTGTAGGTAAATGGCTGCAGTTCTGCGTCCGGGTTTTCGATCAGATGGATCAGGTTGTCGCTGGCGGTTGTGGCCATCTGCTGCGCCGACTGCGCGCGGGGTGGCACTTTCTGGCCGTTGGCGTCTTCACAGCCGGCGCAGTCACCCAGGGCGAAAATGGCCGGGTCGTCCTTGCTGCGCAGGGTGGCTTCCACCTCGATCTGGTTCTGGCGGTTGAGGGAGAGGTTATCCATGGACTTGAGAAAGTCCGGTGCCTTCACGCCCGCCGCCCACACGCGGATCGCCGCGGGAATTTCCTCGCCGTCCTTGGTCACGAAACCGGTAGCGGTGGCTTCGGCGACCTGGGTACCGGTGAGCACGCGCACGCCGATTTTGGTCAGTTCTTTTTGTGAGCTGTTGCCGAGTCTGGGGGGCAGTGCCGGCAGCAGGTGCGGTCCGGCTTCGATCAGGGTGACCTTGAGATCGCCATTTTTAATCCGGCTGTAGTGGCCCATCTCATGCACTGCATCCACCAGTTCCGCCGCCAGTTCCACACCAGTGGCACCGCCGCCGACAATCGCAATGTGCACCTCTTCCGCAACCCGGTTTTCCAGTTGTAAGAATTGATCGAGCAGCTTGGTATGGAACTTCTGCGCCTGCTCGGCGCTGTCGAGAAACTGGCAATGTTCGCGCACGCCGGGGGTATGAAAATCGTTGCTCTGGCTACCCAGGGCAAATACCAGATAGTCGTACTCGAGTTTGCGTGGGGGGACGAGTGGTTGACCGTCGCTGTCGCAGACTGCTGCGAGTTCAATGGTTTTTGCCTCGCGGTCCAGTCCGCGCAGGCTGCCGAGTTCGAAATGAAAACCGTTGGTACGGGCGTGCACCTGGTAGTTGAGCGCGTCCAGACTGGAGTCAAGTGCGCCGGTGGCCACCTGGTGCAACAGGGGTTTCCAGATATGGGTACGGTTTTTATCCACGAGGATGACTTCCGCCACCGGGGATTTATTGCGGCGGTGAAATCGGTTGAAGGAAAAGTGGCGTCCCAGGCTGGTGGCCAGTTGTAATCCACCGGCGCCACCACCAACAATGACGATTCTTTTCATGACAGAGATTTCCTTAGAGCTAAAAAAATAGGTGCTCTTCGCGCGCCCTTGCATGACCGGACTTCGCCGGTGGGACAATCGGGTGTCGCATGATAGACAGTCGGGCGGCGGTCTCTGTGAAGACCCGGCAGGAGGGCTGTAATGCCCCTTATGATTCTATGGGGGCAATGTTAACGCACCCATTTCCCGTGGCAATGGAAACTTGGTTTCAGTAGAAAGCGTTTTGACACGAGGGGGCGCTCGCGCGCTACCGCACTGCACCGCGCTCAGGACGTCACGGCGCTTGGTCGTTGCGCCAGCAGGTTCCAGTCGCCACCTTTTACCAGGTGCACGGGTTGCGTGGCGTAAAGTTGTTGCTCACCGGACTGGGACAGCTCGTCGACAACCCCAATGATTGCCGCGTAGCGGCACCCGGCCGCCTGCAGCTCTGCCAGACAATTCTGGGCATGCTCGGCGGGAACGGCGGCGAGTAGCCCGCCGCAGGTTTGTGGGTCCACCAGCAGCGGTAACAATGGGTCCGCACGCCATGGGGTAGGGTTTTGCAGCGCATCATAGGCGCGGGCATTGTGCTGGTGTTGGGCAGACAGGAAACCGTGTCCCGCGCAACAGGTGGCACCGGGAAGGAGCGGCAGGGATTCCGTTAACAGCTGGGCACCCAGGTGAGGTGCCGTAGCCTGTGCCCCTTGCCTGCTGTGGGCTGCGCGGTGGGTACGCCACTTGAGCAGGGTCAGCAGTTCTCCCAGCAAGCCTGCATCGCCGATGTTGCGCAGCCCATGGGCGTGATGGTCGGTAAAAATATCGGCGGCGGTGGCATTGCTCTGCAGCATCATCTCCAGCGCCTGCTGTAACCAGCGCCCGCGCGCCTTACCTTGGCATTCCGCCGCGAACAGGGCGCCGGTGCCGATCGGCTTGGTGAGAATCAGGCAGTCACCGGCGCGGGCGCCGAGGCTTTCGCACTGGCGCTGTTGCGGGTCGACGATACCGCTGACGGTCAACCCCAGATGCAGTGCACTGCCAGTGTTCGCGCTGCCGCCGCTCAGGGCGCAGTTATGCTGGTTGAGTTCGCGCGCGGCGCCGTCCAGTAGTTGCAGCAGGTCGCGCGCCGCCATCTCTGGCGCTCCCGGTGGAAGCGTGACCAGTGCCTGCGCGGTGCAGGGTTGCGCATGTGCGGTCAGCAGCGCGGTGAGCGCATGCAGCGCACTGAGTCGACCGTACAGCCAGGGGTCCGCGACCGGTACGGTTATCTGGCTGGAGCGCTGCACCAATGCCTGATCGGCGGGCAGGGTGATCGTGGCGGTATCCTGGCCGCGGGCGAGCGTCGAGGCGATGGGTTGGGGCTGAGGCAGCGACGCCAGGGCGCGATCCAGCAATCCGGCCTCGCTCGTGGCGGCGGGGCTGTGATGGCGCAGACCGGCCACCGAGATATTATTGCGCTGGCCCAGCCCGCAGGGCGCCGGTTGCGTCAAAGTGCGCCACAGGGCAGACAGGCGCGCGGGAACCCGCTGCCGGGGCGCTTCGTTTTGTGCTTCCGCTGCCGCCTCAAAGGCCTGCATCTGGCGGCGGTCGTGCAGGTCCTTCCAGTGCCACATCAGGCTGCCCACCGCCGCAAAGCCGCCGCGGGCGACAATGGCGCGCTGGCCACCACAGGCAAGCCGATGGAAAAAGCGTCGTGATTCCCGGTAGGCAGTGAGCGGTTGTTCCAGCAGCGTGGCGCGCAGGTTGTGAAACAGCGCCGGGCCCTGGTTCAGGGCATTGCGGGCGGATCTTCGGTGGCGTCGGCGCTGGGGTCGACGCTGCCCATCGGATACCGGGCTGGCGACGTCACCGACAGCAAATACCGAAGGGTGTTGCTCTGCGCGCAGATATTCGTCGACGCGCACAAAACCCTGCGGGTCCAGTGCCAGGCCGGACTGCGTCAGCCAGGGGGGCGCGCCAGCCTCGGTGCACAGCAGTACCTTGTCCAGCGCCAGGAACTCTCCCTCGTCGCTGTGCACGCCGCACGGGGTAATCTCAGACACCCGCCAGTTGCGGTGCGCCCGTACCCCCAGTCGCCCCAGCTCACGCGCCACTAACCTGCGGCCGAGCAGGGAAAATTCCTGGGGAAGCTTTCCGCTTGCGTGCAGCAGGTGAATTTCCACGCGACCGCTGTACACCGGCTCTTCCAGTGCACTGGCCATGGCCATCGCCAGCTCGCAGCCGCCCAGGCCGCCGCCCACCACGCCGAGGCGCAGCGGCCGGTGCTGGTGATCAATCTGTTGCTTCAGTTGTTGCCAGTAGCGGTGGAAGTGGCCGACGGGTTTGACCGGGATCGCAAGCTCCGAGCCTGGTATCTGGCGACACGGGGTGGCGCCTATGTCGAGGGAAATCAGGTCGTACTCCAGGTCCGGGCGCCCCAGCAGGGAAACGGTTTTTTCCACCGGATCGATATGGTGCGCGCACGCCTGCACGAAGCGTGCTCCGGCGGCCTGGCACAGCGCCGGCAGGTCGATATGGATATCGCTATAGCTGTAGTGGCCGGCAATCATCCCGGCGAGCATGCCGGAGTAGGTGCTTAATACTTGCGGCGATACCAGGGTCACCCGCACCCCGGGCAGTGGTCTTTTTGCCCACAGCTGCAGGAACACGCTGTGGCTGTGACCGCCGCCAATCAGCACGATGTCCTGATAGTGAGGATGCTCTCCCGTGCGCTGCTTTTCTGAGTGTTTCACCGAGACCTGCCCCAACCGCTAGGCTGTACCAAATTGACTGAAATATAAACAGTGTAACGGTGCTTCGGGGTTTAGCACGGCCCGCGGGTGTGGTGGCGAGGCAAGTGGCGCCGGAATGTTTGGATACGGCGGCGCAGGGTTCGTCGCAGAGAATAAAAATGCCTGGGTGCGGTATTTCGCGACAGATGGGGCGGGCCCGCTGGTCTTTACTGTAGAGGGCGTGCAGCTACCAATTAAATGAAACCGGCTGCGCGAAATTCCTTGTGCGCCGAGTTCAGAT
The nucleotide sequence above comes from Microbulbifer salipaludis. Encoded proteins:
- the selD gene encoding selenide, water dikinase SelD, which codes for MKHSEKQRTGEHPHYQDIVLIGGGHSHSVFLQLWAKRPLPGVRVTLVSPQVLSTYSGMLAGMIAGHYSYSDIHIDLPALCQAAGARFVQACAHHIDPVEKTVSLLGRPDLEYDLISLDIGATPCRQIPGSELAIPVKPVGHFHRYWQQLKQQIDHQHRPLRLGVVGGGLGGCELAMAMASALEEPVYSGRVEIHLLHASGKLPQEFSLLGRRLVARELGRLGVRAHRNWRVSEITPCGVHSDEGEFLALDKVLLCTEAGAPPWLTQSGLALDPQGFVRVDEYLRAEQHPSVFAVGDVASPVSDGQRRPQRRRHRRSARNALNQGPALFHNLRATLLEQPLTAYRESRRFFHRLACGGQRAIVARGGFAAVGSLMWHWKDLHDRRQMQAFEAAAEAQNEAPRQRVPARLSALWRTLTQPAPCGLGQRNNISVAGLRHHSPAATSEAGLLDRALASLPQPQPIASTLARGQDTATITLPADQALVQRSSQITVPVADPWLYGRLSALHALTALLTAHAQPCTAQALVTLPPGAPEMAARDLLQLLDGAARELNQHNCALSGGSANTGSALHLGLTVSGIVDPQQRQCESLGARAGDCLILTKPIGTGALFAAECQGKARGRWLQQALEMMLQSNATAADIFTDHHAHGLRNIGDAGLLGELLTLLKWRTHRAAHSRQGAQATAPHLGAQLLTESLPLLPGATCCAGHGFLSAQHQHNARAYDALQNPTPWRADPLLPLLVDPQTCGGLLAAVPAEHAQNCLAELQAAGCRYAAIIGVVDELSQSGEQQLYATQPVHLVKGGDWNLLAQRPSAVTS
- a CDS encoding CBS domain-containing protein, encoding MAKTRDIHHMPTLAALMTPFPYHIDIDAPIEAAVTLMEEHGVHHLPVTRDGDLETIISQGDIDRAQSPGHRLEEQQLYVRDLSARRPYIADIHDPLDRILLAMADTGIGSVLVMKEGELAGIVTVKDALRFCGEYLADLTRSPDDDVA
- a CDS encoding TonB-dependent receptor, with amino-acid sequence MTPLIAFALGSLAATTATAASPQAGPNIVAEPVVDAAMEQVVVTAARSEQRLRAQPAALTVLDDDTLQSVTAVHPSQALSSVPGALISRGNGQESLIAIRSPVLTGAGSCGAFAITQDGVPVRGTGFCNVNQLFDTHFELAGRIEVLRGPGTVLYGSDAQHGVINVISEAPVNGRTSSAAIEGGANDFQRVRLEHSRGDTQGGFRIGFSGARDGGYKDDSGYDQQKLQLRSDSQWADWSVSALINLSNLNQETAGYVVGKDAYKDGARKRENPNPEAFRDSQSARAQVKFERTLDNGGQLQVTPYARYTDMDFLMHFLPGTPLEKNGQKGIGVQTALRHGNEEALAFISGIDLEYTAGWLEQSQQGGFSVFPSGKQYDYSVSAALAAAFSRAELAVSDTTTAILGARGEYLQYDYDNHMLSGDTQDNGEVCVSGFTGAIGCRYSRPEDRRDDFANLSLNAALVHAFNHATTGSLRMAHGFRAPQATELYRLQNGQTEADLDSESIDSLEATLRHDSEPFRASVTGFYMEKSDVVFQSSDRLNLSDGASRHYGLEYEWQWTLSQQWQLAAAGTFARHRYTNDVSAPGAGLIASNGNDIDTAPRTLHNLRLRWLATDATRVDLRWQHTGRYYTDIENAHRYPGHDLLHLSLQQSLGAGTEIGLRIENLANVDYAERADYSSLGGGERYFIGEPRSVYADLQLRF
- a CDS encoding NAD(P)/FAD-dependent oxidoreductase, producing MKRIVIVGGGAGGLQLATSLGRHFSFNRFHRRNKSPVAEVILVDKNRTHIWKPLLHQVATGALDSSLDALNYQVHARTNGFHFELGSLRGLDREAKTIELAAVCDSDGQPLVPPRKLEYDYLVFALGSQSNDFHTPGVREHCQFLDSAEQAQKFHTKLLDQFLQLENRVAEEVHIAIVGGGATGVELAAELVDAVHEMGHYSRIKNGDLKVTLIEAGPHLLPALPPRLGNSSQKELTKIGVRVLTGTQVAEATATGFVTKDGEEIPAAIRVWAAGVKAPDFLKSMDNLSLNRQNQIEVEATLRSKDDPAIFALGDCAGCEDANGQKVPPRAQSAQQMATTASDNLIHLIENPDAELQPFTYKDRGSLVSLSKFDAVGNLMGGLVKGSLTIEGRLAGLAYRSLYRMHLAALHGWPRAMLLYVIGQANRFVKPRLKMH